Part of the Fusarium verticillioides 7600 chromosome 10, whole genome shotgun sequence genome is shown below.
CCTCTGTGAGAAACACTACGAAGCAATTCTCACGAGATGTCCGCGATGGACGTTTTGACTGATCATCACCAGGTGGATTATCAGTAGATGACCATTAAATTGAGAAGGCTCGCCTTGTGCTTGTCATTTTAAAGCTTTATAGAAATCAAATTGTGAGTAGCTGGTTGGGACTAGAGTGTACTGCTAATACTTTCTCAGGGATCTCTAGAAGACACTGATCCCGCCATCCACAAGGATGTCTGAACCAGTGATGTAGCTACCTGCTTTGCTCGCCAGCAAGATAACAGCACCAGTGAGCTCCTCCGGATTTCCCATGCGACCGAAAGGAGTTCTCTTGGCCCAAATAGCTCTATGCTCGGCCAAACCGTCCCCCTCATTTAGAATAGTGTCCATGTACCCAGGACTGATACTATTGACACGGATGCCGTGTACCGCCCACTTTGCGGCAAGTGAGCTTTTCATAGAGATGACGGCCGCCTTGGCAGCGTTGTAATGgacttgaggttgaggaaagTTGACTATATGGGCAGATATGCTTGCCATCAGGATGATTGAGCCCCCGGTTCCTCTGTTTGACATACGCTTTGCAACAGCTTGTGCTACCAAAAATGAGCCCGTAGTATTGACGTCAAACATGGTCTTGAATTGCTGTGGAGTAATGTCCAAAGCATGCGCTGCAAAGGCAATGCCTGCGAAGCAAAGGCAGATGTTAATTGGACCAATCGTTTGCTCCGCGTTGGCAACGGCGGCTGCAACGGAATCGGGATCTGTCACATCAACCTTGGTGAATGTGATCTTTACCTCAGGAAAGTCGTCTTGAAGACTCGAGACTGTACTTCGCCCAGCATCAGGATGCAGGTCAAAGATAGCTAGTCCCTGCAGTCCGTGTTCAAGCAGAGCTCGACAGGCGACAGACCCGATATCGCCAGCGCCCCCAGTCACTATGGCATTGCCTGTCACCCCGAATCGAGCTCGTGCTCGATCAAGGGATGTAGAAATGGAGGAATCATGGCCTGGGGGAGATGTTTTAGACTTGGCTGAGCCGTCACTCAATTGCATTGACGGAGGAGCGCGAAACTTGAGCTCAGATCGGGTGACGGACATTCTGACCAGGTAATGAGGGGTAGTACAGTGAAGCAATCGATACaaacaaggatgatgaatgagcTGGAACTGTGCCATCAATGAAAACTACAGGGGAAATGCAGTACTCAAATATCTGTTACATGAAGACTCTCAATTAGACATCAACATAATTAATGATTACCCCGACCCAGTCTTGAATGAGATCACATACTCACTGGCGTCGTAAGCTGCTGCTACTGTACAGTAACACGTTGATCAATGGGGCTTGCCAACTTCTCAACCAATGAATCTGGATATATGCTTGTTACTGTACAGTAGCCGCATTAGCGCCCACAACCTGATCAATCACTTCGGGGGAGGCCAGCGAATTATAGCAATCATTTACCAGCATGTTGCAGGTGCAAAGATAAGCAGTCTACGCCACAAGCGATAGCAAGGTTCAGCTGCCAAGGAATAGAAATGAAAATGTTTATTGTTTCTCCGACGCAATTTGCGTTATCGGATATGAAGTCGCTATCAGTTCCTAGTCTCCATCTATTTGACGAGCTCCCACTCCTCACCAAAGCCATCAGTCTTCATAACAGTAGCACTCTTAAGGTCGTCAGCCTCTCCCTGGCCCAGATAAATGTTGTTCAAGTCACTGTAGTACATGCGGCAACTATGTCCACTAAGGACGACctcgccattgtcgttgacgCTGACATACTTTTGAGCAGATCCTCCGACTGCACTAACAGAGATGTAGTCcttgccgatgatgacagtCCTGTTTCTGTCACTGTCACGCTCTCCGTCAAGCCGGAAGGTGAAGCGAGTGCGACCCTGCTTAGTAGCATAGATTAAACCACCCTTTTCGAACCAGTATAGGTCTGGGCTAGACTTGGACCGAATGTAGTAACTGCAGTACATTAGACACAAACTCCTCAGAAGAATAACTTGAAGGAACTTACGAATCATCGCTAAGGACGCTGACTCTTGGAGGTTGAGCgaagttggagatgataCGACCATCTCGATCATTCAGCAAGGTGTATCTGATCTTGTTCAAGAATGAAGGAGCCAGGTCCCATGCCTGAGCGCCGCTGCCCCAAGAGTAGAAGTCAGGGCCGAGACGCTTGACATGCTCTGGATCCTTGGTAGAGGCCTCTCGCCACCACTCATCAATGGTCTCAGCATCAGGGGCTGTAAGAAGGTACCGATAGTTGGGCTCGGAAGTTTGCTAAGAGAATGTCAGGATGCTGGTCCGCTAATGACTTCTGAA
Proteins encoded:
- a CDS encoding gluconate 5-dehydrogenase yields the protein MAQFQLIHHPCLYRLLHCTTPHYLVRMSVTRSELKFRAPPSMQLSDGSAKSKTSPPGHDSSISTSLDRARARFGVTGNAIVTGGAGDIGSVACRALLEHGLQGLAIFDLHPDAGRSTVSSLQDDFPEVKITFTKVDVTDPDSVAAAVANAEQTIGPINICLCFAGIAFAAHALDITPQQFKTMFDVNTTGSFLVAQAVAKRMSNRGTGGSIILMASISAHIVNFPQPQVHYNAAKAAVISMKSSLAAKWAVHGIRVNSISPGYMDTILNEGDGLAEHRAIWAKRTPFGRMGNPEELTGAVILLASKAGSYITGSDILVDGGISVF